A segment of the Triticum urartu cultivar G1812 unplaced genomic scaffold, Tu2.1 TuUngrouped_contig_6774, whole genome shotgun sequence genome:
CAGGCAACTCGTCGTCATGGACGGCTGCGTTGGCTTCGGGCATGTCGTTCTGGTGATTTAACTGTGGACCGCCCAGGAGTTCCTCCATGTCCCAGAGCTGCATAAAACAGGGCACCTGGTTAGATCACTGCTAGTACTACATGGATAGCGGGGAAGGGCTGAGGGGGAGAGGGGTCGTCACCTTTATCATTTTGTCATGTGAAATGCTGCCTAGGTACTTCCTATCGTGCGAGAAACCTGCGGAACAGAGATACTAGTTGAGAACTTGGCACTCCTTGGAGTAACTTTTACCGAGAAATGACGGAGTGAACGTACCAAGCGCCTCGATTGGAAATTCTGAATGCTCAGCTAGCGGCTGTATTATCTGATTCGGTAAGATACCCACTAACCTGAATGCGACGAGAATATGGAGGGCATGATAAAATAACAAAGAGGACTACTAAACAGGCGACAGAAGTAGGTCATAAAGGCACCATGGTAAATTTCAAACCTGATCACACCGTCTGCTGCAGCAGATATCAGAGTTTCTTCATCCAGCTAAAACACCAAATATACTATATTAAATGATGATTAGACAGAGGAAAAGAAGGCAGAAATAAAAAAAAGGCATTAATTCTAACCTTCAGCAAGTTATCAACAGACTGTGCGTGCCCCAGAAAACGGTCACTAGCCACAAAAGTATATGTTAGTACACAACTACAGACAAAATCACTTGCAGACTTACTTGGTCTACCATCACAGAAATTGAAAGAGGCAAACTGGTTTAAGCTGTAACATGTTCAAATTACTCTGCTTATCACATGTGAAGATTCTTCTCAGGCCTTATCGGTGATAATAAAGCAACATGAGCCTTAACAGCCAATAACATTGTAGGAATTGATTACATGTGAGATAATACTGACTAAAGCCTGATATCTACCAAAAATGGCTAATGTTATTGTTTAACCATGAGAAAAGAGAAATATCACTAACAAACATAATGTTTACTAATGTACATTACAGAGGATACAGCTATATACAACTAAAAAGGATAACAGCAGTTGTATGGCTAGCATTTAAAATGAAAACAGAGAACTAGAGAAAATAAGGTGTGTTTTCATGGGTGCCCTTCGGAATATAATCCATGGTAGGTGGATAGCTATTGGGTACATCTTTCTTTACATTTTACAATAGCAACCACTCGATAAATAAATTACAGTATATGACGTAAATCAAAGGATGCATTATATTTCTGCTCCTGGTGCAGTCATGAAAACACATTTACCTGCAGTCCTTAAAATGTCCCCACGAATACAACAATAGAGCTCCACTTGGAGTTCCGCAAACAACTTTTTGGCCATTCTGACAATTGCAAAGAATAAAGTTTTGTTCAGTAACCATGAAATTATGGATGAAGGGTGTGAAACTGTGAGTAAGTGAAAGTTGTTAAACAAAGGCAATTACCTTCATTACCACCACAGATAGGAGTTCATCTTCTGAAAATTCAGATTGTGACTTTACCTATTAGCAGATTAGGCATGACCATGGTTATTAAGATTAAAGGTACTCATAGTGTGGAAGTTCTTAAAAGCAAACATAGAGTAAGGGTTTATATAATACACAGGGATGAGATTTGATGTATTGGAAAGGCAACTCACTCTGTTACCCCGGAGATTGTTCACAGATAAAGTTCCATCACCACTGCAAATAACAAGATAAAATTTAACATTGATTACCATAATGCCAAGGCAAAAAAAAACTATCCAAAACTTTGAACAGGTAGAACTGCCCAAAAAATGGAACTTCAAGGATTCACAAAACATTGGCCTCATACATATATCATCATTCATGTACTAAATAACAGTGTTGTTCTGCATCAGTGATGTAAACTAAGAAGTGAAATGGCTGCGGCCTCTCCATGATGCCGAATGGTCTATGAGAAAGAGAGATTGGTAGACCCTGTTGCCATGGAAACACTAAGTTTGTGCTTGCATACAAATAGGCCACTCATTCCTATGAAATAATGCTCAACTATATAACACTGGTACAGCAATAAAATTTGCAGGAATGAAAATTAAGTACCTTGTAGCCAATATTTGATTTGAGCCAGCTACATAGGTCATATCTGATATGTAATCTTCATGGCGGTGAAAAGTGTTGCAGCAAGATCGTTGCCGAGTATCCCACACCTAAAATTGAAGAAGTATTTTAAACTGACAGTATCAAAGAGATTGTGTTACTACTATTGAAAAAGATAAGAGCTAGAAACATGGAAAAACTATCAAGTGTCGGCTTGTAAGTGTAGCTGTGCCAGTCCAAAACATATGCAAGTGGTCATTAAATAATGATAGCTATTATGATTATTATCAACCAAGCATAGGCGATTAGGTACTTAGAACAGGTCTGCATGGATAAATAAGATGGGGTGTAATTATATTATGTACTCCCATAAATGTACAGGTAGTAATAATCAACGGTGAAACTGGCCTACGTTTGAAAGCAATACAGTTGGAGGCAGTCAAACCGATACAATATTAAATACCTTAATGTAACCGTCATCATCGCCTGAAGCAACTGTAGTTTCAGTAAGACACACAAGGCGGTTTATGGCGTCACTGAAAATATCAACAAGAATATGAAATGAGGAAACATAGATATTTAGTTCCACAATAAAATTAATAGCAGCACTGATAACTGACAAAAACTTACTCATGTGCATTATCCAAACGGGCAATGACTTTGCCTGTTTCCACATCAGAAGCGACAATCGACATATCAGCAGATCCTGTCAGAATCGCTGCAACAAGCCACAACATGAACCAACAGGACCTGGTTAGAGTATCTCACAAGATGATCGGATGTGTTTTACCCTCAAATATGGGTTGTGACTGCCAATGCCAGCATAAAGCGACTAATGTTTTAGCACCATGCTTACGAAAATAAAAACAGCTGGTGAAATATCAAAATCACAGATAAAATGTAGGGCAGTTGATTGGCAAGCTGGGAGGTACTGGCATTAATAAGGGAGTCATTACCAGTTCCTGAGTCCACAAAACGAACAGCCCTACAAGAGTCCTTGTGAGGTTTTGCCACGAACAACCTTAAAAACATAGCAAGAGGACGCTTTCATCAATCTCTGTCGATATGAAAACTACAGAGTACATAATAATTGTAATAACACAAAGACAGCTCCAGCATCAAACAGAAAGCATACCCATCAAACAGAAGTGTATACACCATTATTCACAGAGTCAGTGAGGCACTTAAATTGTGAGCTCACATACACCCATCCAACCAAAATGCCCACACGGCGACCCACAAATCAAGCTTTGCTAAACATACTATCATGGATTGCAAAACCAGGCAGAGAATTTATTACACGAAAACCCACAAAAATAGAATTAAATCCTACACGAACTCTGCATTAACCACATGAACCTTTCCACCTCGTGCACTCAGCATACAACAAATGAAACCTCTACGGCTCCAAACGTAAGTAAGCAAGAACAGCAACTAGCAATCACAGACCGGAAGCAGTGATAGTAGTGGTACTGTGAAACAACAGCATCTAGCAACATAGTACAAAATTAACCGAGCACGAGGAGCAGGGGGCACCGTGAGTACCTCTCCAGCGGCAAACCGTCGGCGTAGCGGAACCTGCGAGGGGCAGCGAGAATTAGAAACCGGTTACATCCTCGGAAGGGGAGCGAGAAATTACTGAGGGCGCTGGAGGCGGCGCGCACATGTGGAGCTCGCCGGTGATGAGGGAGGTGGCGACGAGGGGCGCGGAGGGGTGGAAGGAGAGGTCGAAGGGCGTCTCCTCGTGGAGGGCCTCCATCGCGGGCGgtgggcggcgggcggcggcgaagCGGCTGGGGGAGAAGAGCGGGGGAGGTTTAGGAGCCTGGCTAGGGCCGTCGGGTGAAATCGCGTGGAGGTGTCGTGGCTGGGTCGGACACTCGTAAATGGGCTCCGGGCTGGGATGGATTTGTTGGTGAGATGGGCGTAGCCGAATGGGAAAAGATGGCCCGAAAGCCTTATCGGTTCCCCTCTTTCTTTTTCGGAAAACGTTTAAATCAAGTCGGATGATAACTCTCTCCCGTAAGcgagagcaactagttaacgagcgctccttcgggagcctcgcaacgatcagcgccaGTTGGCGCGCTTTCAGCCATTtgccacgtgtcgcgctctggacgctcccttcggattttgtttttttatttttccgcacgtgttttcggctttttaaacggttttttctgaattttttcgacgttttggttttctcccagtctttcttagcttttcgatTAAAAAAATTTTGCGCAAAAAAACTcgttttctttttttcctttcgcgaaagttacggtttttcttccgcgagaggcacggttgtgctttagcaagagtcacggccgtgcctttcggaaacgaaaaaaaacgcgttttttctttttttttctttcgggagagtcacggttttgcttccgcgagaggcacggttgtactttcgcgagagtcacggccgtgcctctcggaaagggaaaaacaaaacgtgttttttgttttttttcttccgggagagtcacggttttgcttccgcgaaagtcacgaccgtgcctctcggaaaggaaaaaaatatgtgttttctggttttttttctttcgcgagagtcacggttttgctttcgcgagagacacggttgtgcttttgcgagagtcacggccgtgcctctcggaaacggaaaaaaaaaacatgttttctgttttttttacttccacgagagtcacggttttgcttccacgagaggcacggttgtgatttcgcgagaggcacggatGTGGCTCTttcggaaaggaaaaaaaaccATGCTTTCGGTTCGGTTTTTTCGCCCGGCTTTTTTCATCTGattttttgtaaaaaaaaaatcgttaaaacctatcaacatgggatctacttttgaagatctcgacgcgaggaattcAATGGTGAAAAcagttcgagatttggacgcacggtttaagagataaaacattttgaataaacggatctataaaaaaaagggaaaactcccaggttgcgacaagtggcgcgctgcatgtgcgccacttgtcaaAAGTGGAGTGCTCTTTGCAACGAGTAccccttaattagtgatttcgatGAAAAGGCCAAGCGGGATTTTCTTCCCCACCACCACAAATGAGAATATGTAATAAGCCCTGTCTTCCTCGCCCGCCTGGCCCGCTGCCGGCAACGGCGAGCCTCCCTCTTTTCCTCCGCATTCTTCAAGAATTGGAGATATTAATAATAATGAGAGTTTATATATGAACATAAAGATGTTCATGTACCTTGAATTAATGACCATATGTTAAAAGTAATGTTTGTCGCCTATTATAAAAAAATCACTACGTATGGAGAAGGAATCATACATATTAAGAACTTCTTGAATTTTAGAAAATAACCACGTAAATGATTTTTTCCTCATATTTAAAAATTGTTGACAGTACATACAACAAAAAAGATCACATAACTTAGAAAATTCATTACATTTGAGGAAAGTTATTTTTTTGTTAGAATAAATATTCATGTCATTTTGAGAAGCAACAACATTTAGGATTGCAGTGGTAACCTCAACCCACGAGGGATCAAACCTCAGGTTTAACGCTTTGGCGACGTTTGTGTCGATAGCGAGGCACCTATGGATATTTTTACAATCTCAATGTTCGTCGTCTTAGTCTCTTGAAGGTCCTCATGGGATAGGGTGTTTGTATGTGTCCGCTCATAGGGGTGAGTTTGTACATGATCGTGAGTGTCTGCTTCTCTACTCTATTTCTTAAAAATTGTTCATTCATTTTAGAGGTGTCCACATAGTTTCCCCCAAAAtatgaaaaaggaaagaaagtggaaaaggaaaataaataaaaagaaacccaactaatagaaaataaaaaataaaatacacaaacaaaaaagaaacaAGGAGAGAAAAACGAATGGAAAACTCCAAAAGATGAAGAAACAAGTGAAGAGGAAAGGAAAGAATACCCTAAAAGAAAAATACAGAACAAAAACAATCTTGCTTAATATGAGGCCAACATAGACAAACTGGGATAGGTGCATCCGAGGAGGCAAAAAAATACTCTTACTTGGGCGGCCCATGGTTGGAACCCTTCAGGGCAGAGGTTTCCTACATACCAAGGTGAGAAATTTAGGTCCCCTCGTCTCCGGCTGCCATCTTGGCGCTGAGAGGTGGGGAAACTTAGATCTTCAAGACCTCTATATTTTTCATCAATGGCTAGTGATCATGATAGTTTTGTGAGAATAAATTTCCCCTTGTCCTTTTGGCGGTGTCATGAGATTAGAGAGTTTTCCGTCCTCGCAGATCCGATTATTCGAATCTGATTAGTTTATGTTGTTGTGTCAAGTTTTTTGTTGTTGGCATGATTCTTTTGTGGAGGTGATATCTTTCATCGATACCATGGTGAAGATATAGTGATTCGATGGCCTGCACTTCTAGGGATCATCCCCGGCCCAAGTACGTTCATCGATCAAGACTTCTCATCTTTCTGGATGGGCAACTCAAGGCGCTTTCAAAAACCATCATTGGTAATATTCGTGCGGGTGAAAGAGTGACAACATCGTTGCTCTAGTCCAATTGCAGCCACTTTACTGAAGTCTTTGGAGTATTTCTTCGAGCAGAGATTGATACCTCGAAGAAGGTGTTTTCAAGAAATTTCATTATAATTCTTAGTCATATGAGTTACTTTGTATTTTGTTGGATCTTAGGTCCAAATCAGTGTAGCTATAATTGTTATGAGTATGAATAAAGTTACTGGTGTTTCTAGAAAAAGCAAGGTGAGGATTTCATAGGGCACATGGTTAATACAGAGTGTGCTTAAAAATGATTAATACATAAGATTTTCATATGAATTGAGAGAACCAGGGATAGTGTAATATCATGTGAATAATGTTACAAACATAGCACACGTAATGACGAAAAAGGAAACGCCCTGTGTCACTCCCATGCGGGCAACTACACCTCTAAACCTAGCACCATAACCTAAGTCCTCCATCCCCTCTCCGTCGTCGCCAGAGGACGCCGCAGGGCGAAGCCACTGTGGCCGACAACTGAGGCAGGGGACCTTGTTGGCGTTATGTGGTTGCCCTGTGTTTGGCGGAGGCTCCCTGATGGCGGTGGGGGACTGGTTTTGCAGCTGCTAGATCCGGCGTGTCCGGTCCCGGTGGTCTGCCACCTCGTCTGTGGTGTAGCATGGGTGCTCGGGCGCAGCGTGCAGGCGTGCCTTGCCTAACCGGTTGGCAGAGGTGGCACAATGTTGTGGGTGCATGAGAATCTAGGTGGTGGCGACTGTCTACAACCATGCAGATGGCGTGACGGTCGAATCTGAGGCCGGGCAGTCGCAACTTCGGCGTCATCCATGGTCGACCCGGCGTGGTTGCCTTGCTTCAGATCAGGATGGCTTGGTGGTGGTAATCAAGACCCGGTGGACTGGGGAGCGCAGGTTTCGTATTGTGATACAGTGATCTCATGTGGCTCCTTGACGGCGGGGGTCATTGGAAGGTCTTCAGAGAGGGTTCATCTCTCCAGACCCGATGGTTGACTCCCACTGTGAGATGCAAACTTTGGAAGGCTTGATGTAGTGTAGCGGCAGCGATCACACATCACAGGTAGCTGCTTCGTGAACAAGTGGTGGCGACAACACATGTGCAACTTTGATGGTGGTCATACGCGCACCTTGTCTCGGGCTCTGGGGTGAAAACTGAGGTCTGGCCTGAGTTAGTCATACATGGCAATGACAACGTTTATTTGCGATattaccttgttgaagacaatgctCAGATATGCTCGGACTGATATTCAACCTAGATTCGGCCTGGATGGTTGGATCTGGCGACGGTGGCGAGTGAGGGTCGCTTCCTTCCTGAAGTCGTTGTTGTTGAAGAATTTCGTCGTTCATGTGGTGTCATGAGATGATTGGTGCAGATATGGTCATTGTTATAGTTTGCCGATCACAAATATGATTGTTTTGGGgccttttccttttttccttGCCTATGTATAGCTTTGGTCTTATATGACTTTGCTAGGTGCCGGCGTGTTTTTGTGTGTATTGATGTCGACTCTGTACATCTTAACTAGCCGGGTGTGTTTTCATTGTGTTTGTATCCTTTTGATACTTTATTTTAAACTAATAAAATCCGCTCTTTCTGTAAAAGCACATGTTTCTATCACAATGTCCCTCTTAAAACAACATGATGTTAACATGTCGCAAGCATTGTCCATTTGTCCACTTTAAGTTCGAAGATGGTGACAAACGGATAAAGTTGGTTCTACTTAACTTCAATTTTTCTCGTCGATGACATGATGTTAGCCCTTTAATTTTGGCTAGCTGCATCTTCTTTGCATAGAGTATATAGATTGATACATAAAAAAACTCAAAATTAACTATTTTTAAACCCTCGCACCCCTAACAGACTAACCAACTAAGGACAAACAAGTTCAGAAATTCATTGTTTGCTTAAGGTTCTAGTTGTCGCTGGAAAATCCAAAGAGAAACATCCACAGAAAATTATCGTGTGTTTAAAGATCTCGTAGGCTCTTACCTACCCGAGGACAAAGTTGAGAACCAAGGAATTCATAGCAATTGACCTGACAAAAACCAATGACTTCATGTCACTGCCTCTGCGATATACCCAAGTCTTATATAAGGAGGAAGGCTCATTTAATCCAAACATGAATAGCTTATTCTTCATATTACATCTTTGTGTTGGAATTATTCATTCCTACTCTGTGTATTATTTGTTTAGCATCTACGATATGGATTTAGTGTAGTCATATGAGGCAACAGGAACTATCGCCGACCGACCAGGCCATGAGATACAACAATTACACGGTCACCATGCATCTCCCTCCTACCTTATCACGTCGGCTAATTTCCCCCTGTCTCGTTCCCCCAATGACAGACGTGCTCTCTTACTCCAGCTTTCCCCTACATGGCCACACTATACTCTCACGTCATATCGTGGAACGAACCAGAGAATATGTACTCGTCTAGGATGGAAAAGGAGTGTGAGGTGATTGGTTCTCGTGTCTCGTGTGTAGCAGCTCGGGAGAAGAGAGGTGGTGTGGTCGATCCATTGTTCAAGACAGTCAGGGCCGGCCCTGGGCCAGGGCAGCAGGGGCGACGGCCCGGGGCCCAGCCAAACTAGGGGCCCTGACCTTAGTGCTGCAGCCTATGGAAGAAAAAACCTATACGCAGGGGAGGCCCATCATCTAACAAAAGCCCAACTGCTAAGATGCCTAAACGCACGACTACTGGCTAGAATTGAGCACGGCTGCACAGGGCGAGCGGCTCTTTGCCTCCTCCTATTTGCACGCCAGCGCCctctcaaaaataaataaattgtaACCCCTCAGAAAAAAGGGTATGCTGTCGTACGCTCACATATATTGGTCGATCGAGCGACTGATTCTCTACGGTAGCGGCTGCCGGATACTAGGGCATTCGCAAGGAATAGCAGAGATAAATCTCTAACGAATTTCTCTTAGCCCTCAATCTTACACTTTTATAAATTTATGTTCTTCTTCTTACAATAGTAGAGTTTGGTCATTAGTCTTGCCAACTTGGCCCTCGACTCAAGGTGTCCTTGAAGATTAGATTTCGATAGCTAAAGAGCATGGGATTTCACTAATTTTACTGCAACGTTTAGCTGACTTTGCTCTTTTTCTTGCAGACATGTTGCCCAAATAATATTTTACGTGGTTCTGATAAAAAGAAGAAAGAGGAAACGAACAAATAAGTTAATTGGATCTCATGATTATTGTAGAATTGGAGGTTAGTTAGCATGTCAGTTCTTTTTTCCAATATATGTATGTAAGTTCTATGAAATTTGATTTAGACTTGAACTAAGACACTTCATCCTATGTTACACCAGGAAAAAATATCATTCTTTACTATAGCTTTGCAAGAATTTATCTATCAATATATGAAATTAGAAAATTCCTCCATTGCCGCCGTTGGGCCCATTCATTGAATTCGCCCTGGGGCCTTCGAAACTCGGGGACCGGCACTGAAGACAGTCACCGCGGACAACTTCCAAATGGTACAGAGCGGTGGTGGCTTATCATGCATGTCAAGCACGTTGACCACAACATGAAGCTTGTATTTGCATTCCTTGGAAGAGAAAAAGGAACGGTCTAGCCATCGGAGTGGATGTGCGTGGATCGTACGCCTGTACATGCGTACATCTTTCTTTGCCCGCAAGCCCACGCAGAATCCCATCTGTTCttcccccgcaaaaaaagaaaagaaaaaagaatccCATCTGTTCTTCGCTGGCTTGGAGCGCTTCCCCTGCGGGCAAATCATCCGGCGCACCTGGGCTCCGGCGAAGTGCAAGGTGCACGTTTAGCTTGCCATGCAGTGACGCATCTGGACTGCCGATGGATCCTGCGCCATGGGATGGAATCCCACGTGGCCTGCCCACTTTGCGACCAGGACGATGAGACTGCGGATCATATCGCCGTCCAGTGCGTCTTTGCCCGCGAGGTTTGGCGCACCACTCTCTCCCGCTGCGGCCTCGCCAATTTCGCCCCGAGTCCCGAATCCACCCTTGTTGACTGGTCGCCGTCTACTCGCGTGCTGGTGCCGCCTTTGGCGCGGAAAGCCTTGGACTCCATTGTGTTTCTCACCGTGTGGCTGTTGTGGAAGGAGTTCTgctgtactctctccgttccgcAATACATAGACTTTCATTTATCAAAATATAGATatatctagacatattttagtaTATTTGATACATTTATTTTTGGACAAATGAAAGTCAAGTATTATGAAGCGAAGAGAGTAGTTGTTAGGAAACCCTGGCGGCAAGCTGCCGCCGAGGCGGAGCTGTGGATGCTCTCCAGGGCTTCAGGGCTGACTCGCATCCCGCGATAGTTAGCTTTGCGTGTGTCGTCCGGGCGCTGTCATGTTTCTTGCGTCTCATCATGTGTGTCCGGGCATGATCGACGCTCATGGCACTCGTTGCCGCTGTTTGTGGCTACTCTGTATTTCGTCTGTTTACCCCTATCTTAATAACATCGACACGCAAGCCTTTTGCCTGTTCGCAAAAAAAATCCACATAGCTCGCTGCAAAAAGAGCCTAGGCCACAAAGTCCCAAACCAAGGGGCAGCCTCAAAAAGCACACGAAACATTTCCATCCATCCGTTCGGGGCATGCACAATGATGCTATTTTAGGAGTGTCGTctaggataaatgatgaggtggaaaaaagagaactcataagaaaaaatgcttgtcttctcttgtttaagagaagacaagagatgatcttTTAGCATAATATCTCTCATCACTTTCTAGGAATAGCTGGTTATTGAAGATAAGACTAAGAGATGACTCATTGTAGACATTTTATTTTCtgtcatctctaaattacatgtaaaacttaagataagactatcttatcaaccattgtacatgccctcaGTGCTGTTTCCACCATCCATTGCAGCGCCCTGGCCTAGCGAACGCTAACATGGGTGCCATCTGTCCTCCCTGACTACCTCCAATATACTCGATGCTTCCCTCGCGTGAGCACGAACCAGAGTCAGACGCGCACAACTTCCCGCCTCTTGGCGCAGATCCTGTCCCCCGCATCTGCGCGTGCACCGTGTCACTATGAACAAAAGAGAGAGGCGAGTTTAGGGCGCCAGTGCAGTGGTGCGTCCTCAACCCGTGTCGGAGTGCGAGATTGGAGTCGGAGAAACAAATAGACGAAACGATGAAAAAAGCAGGGAAACGTTGGTGATCGGCACGCCGGCGGAAGATTGCGCCGGACTCACGCTGACTGTTCGATTAAACCCAATCGAACAAACCACGCACGACGCAGCCCGTGCAAGGCTTCTCCACGCGTCCTTGCTGGCCCACCTTGCTGGCCCACGTGCCATGGGCCCCACGCACACACGCGCGACGGTGGGGAACAGATAAGATCTCGCTGTGGTTGCCTTCTCTCGTTCATCTTATCTTCTGTATCTCTCCAACTACTCGTTTCTGGTGGTCGCCGCCGATGTGGCGAGCTCGTCGCCATGGCCGCCGGCGACTCACTGCGCCTAGTGTGGATCGACGGCGCGAGATGCCCCCCCTCTCCAGGCCGGCCGCAGCCAGGGTGCGCCAGTCACCATGGCCAAGCTGCAACCGGCCACGGGGGCGGCTAGGTCGTGCTGGAACCGAGGGGATTTGCTGGAACCGGGTATTTTTTTTGCTGGATCCACCTTTTTATTTTGCTACAACCCTTTTCATTTTTTGCTACCATCCCCATTCGATTATTATGAACATCTTTGCTTTTTGCTGGAACCGGTGCCCTGATTTGCTACAACCAGCTGTTGTACATGCTACAAGGTCGATGCCTCGTCGGAGGAAGCTACATCCAGCGGTGAAGAGTGTTGCATCAAACGCCGTTCGATGTCGGGAGCTGCAAGCGTGCATGTCGGAGCTGCGACCGACTACTAGGGGAGCTGCAAGAGGGGAGGCCATTTTTTGTGGATGTGTTCTCGTTTTGCCGAACCAATTATGTTTTTGCTGGAACCGATGTATTTTTTTGCTGGAACCGAGATATTTTTTTGCTTCAACGATTGCAGAGCTCTTAAATGCTCATGTCATTTTTTGCTGGGAGCTAAGTTTGTTTGTGCCGGAAGAGTTTCTGATTTTGCTTCAACTGACCACTGGACTTTGACCCGCGGAGAAGATTTTTGCTGCTTCCAATTTTTGCTGCTTGGCACTCTGACCCCGGCAGGCGGGAGACGCAGAGATGCTACAATTAGCCACCCGAGCGCTATTATCACTGGAAGCTGAATCTAGCAATTTGTTCTGCTACCACCATCTTTTTTCAACTGAAAACAGCTCCAATTTTT
Coding sequences within it:
- the LOC125531066 gene encoding WD repeat-containing protein 55, encoding MEALHEETPFDLSFHPSAPLVATSLITGELHMFRYADGLPLERLFVAKPHKDSCRAVRFVDSGTAILTGSADMSIVASDVETGKVIARLDNAHDDAINRLVCLTETTVASGDDDGYIKVWDTRQRSCCNTFHRHEDYISDMTYVAGSNQILATSGDGTLSVNNLRGNRVKSQSEFSEDELLSVVVMKNGQKVVCGTPSGALLLYSWGHFKDCSDRFLGHAQSVDNLLKLDEETLISAAADGVIRLVGILPNQIIQPLAEHSEFPIEALGFSHDRKYLGSISHDKMIKLWDMEELLGGPQLNHQNDMPEANAAVHDDELPEANAAIHHDELPEANAAAGQHDELPAANAAAVNHNQPTEADSDDDGMDVDMEPSSSNVSRSKKKGKGKRLDGFAPDFFADL